Proteins from a single region of Hymenobacter aquaticus:
- a CDS encoding valine--tRNA ligase produces MSIAKTYTPADVEAKWYQRWQEQGFFKAKPNPRKPAYSVVIPPPNVTGVLHMGHMLNNTIQDVLVRRARMQGKEACWVPGTDHASIATEAKVVALLKEKGIEKRDLSREEFLTHAWDWKEKYGGIILEQLKKLGASCDWDRTRFTMEPELTEAVLRVFVDLYQKGQIYRGIRMVNWDPQGRTAISDEEVIAKDTVAKMYYLKYAVVGQEGQFITVATSRPETIMADVAVAVNPNDERYQHLHGQKVRIPLLGREIPVILDEYVAMDFGTGGLKVTPAHDLNDYELGVKHNLPVIDILNDDGTLNEKAQLYVGQDRFAVRKQIAKDLQEAGLLDKIEDYNSVLQTSERTGAVIEPKLSLQWFCKMDHMAKKALEVVENDEIKLHPPKFKNMYRVWMENVRDWCISRQLWWGQRIPAYYLPDGSFVVALNEEQALEQAREQSGNADLQLADLRQDEDVLDTWFSSWLWPISVFDGFKDPDNADINYFYPTDDLVTAPEILFFWVARMIMAGLEYRKEVPFRNVYLTGIVRDAQGRKMSKSLGNSPDPLDLIADYGADGVRTGMLFSSPAGNDLLFDIKLVEQGRNFTNKLWNAFRLTQGWEVNAELPFASAKAVEWFGAKLQTTVAELDEHFAKFRMSDALMTVYKLVWDDFCSVYLEMVKPAYQAPIDAETLKHTVGYLETLLKLLHPFMPFITEEIWHELKERGPKEYLCVAPWPKLAPVAGSAELLSRMDKALDIVAGVRNIRNQKGLGPNKPLTLAAKTDDAQLLHDYDGIIRKLAALTEVSLVPEAPTASVGFVSGGAEFFVPLEGQIDLGAEKARLEKELEYTRGFRDTVLKKLSNEKFVQNAKPDVLERERQKQADAESKIAALEQSLAAL; encoded by the coding sequence ATGTCCATCGCCAAAACCTATACCCCCGCCGACGTTGAAGCCAAATGGTACCAGCGCTGGCAGGAGCAGGGCTTTTTCAAAGCCAAACCCAACCCGCGCAAGCCCGCTTACTCGGTCGTGATTCCGCCGCCCAACGTGACGGGCGTGCTGCACATGGGCCACATGCTCAACAATACCATTCAGGACGTGCTGGTGCGCCGGGCCCGGATGCAGGGCAAGGAAGCCTGCTGGGTGCCCGGCACCGACCACGCCTCCATTGCCACCGAAGCTAAGGTAGTGGCCCTGCTCAAGGAAAAAGGCATCGAGAAGCGCGACCTGAGCCGGGAAGAATTCCTGACCCACGCCTGGGACTGGAAGGAAAAGTACGGCGGCATCATTCTGGAGCAGCTCAAGAAGCTGGGCGCCAGCTGCGACTGGGACCGGACGCGCTTCACGATGGAGCCCGAGCTGACCGAGGCCGTGCTGCGCGTGTTCGTGGACCTCTACCAGAAAGGCCAGATCTACCGCGGCATCCGGATGGTGAACTGGGACCCGCAGGGCCGCACGGCTATCAGCGACGAGGAAGTTATTGCCAAGGACACCGTGGCCAAGATGTACTACCTCAAATATGCGGTGGTAGGGCAGGAGGGCCAGTTTATCACCGTGGCCACCTCGCGGCCCGAGACGATTATGGCCGACGTGGCCGTGGCCGTGAACCCCAACGACGAGCGGTACCAGCATTTGCACGGGCAGAAAGTGCGCATCCCGCTGCTGGGCCGCGAAATTCCGGTTATCCTGGACGAGTACGTGGCTATGGACTTCGGCACCGGCGGCCTGAAGGTGACGCCCGCCCACGATTTGAACGACTACGAGCTGGGCGTCAAGCACAACCTGCCCGTTATCGACATTCTGAACGACGACGGCACGCTCAACGAGAAAGCCCAGCTCTACGTGGGGCAGGACCGGTTTGCCGTGCGCAAGCAGATTGCCAAGGACTTGCAGGAAGCTGGCTTGCTCGACAAGATTGAGGACTACAACAGCGTACTCCAAACCTCGGAGCGGACCGGGGCCGTCATCGAGCCCAAGCTCAGCCTGCAATGGTTCTGCAAGATGGACCACATGGCCAAAAAGGCCCTGGAAGTAGTTGAAAACGACGAAATCAAGCTGCACCCGCCCAAGTTCAAGAACATGTACCGGGTGTGGATGGAGAACGTGCGCGACTGGTGCATCTCGCGGCAGCTGTGGTGGGGTCAGCGGATTCCGGCCTACTACCTGCCTGACGGCTCGTTTGTAGTAGCCCTGAACGAGGAGCAGGCCCTGGAGCAGGCCCGGGAGCAGAGTGGCAACGCGGATTTGCAGCTCGCGGATTTGCGCCAGGACGAGGACGTGCTGGATACCTGGTTTTCGTCGTGGCTGTGGCCGATTTCGGTGTTCGACGGGTTCAAGGACCCCGACAACGCCGACATCAACTACTTCTACCCCACCGACGACCTGGTAACGGCCCCCGAAATCCTGTTTTTCTGGGTGGCCCGCATGATTATGGCCGGCCTCGAGTACCGCAAGGAAGTGCCCTTCCGCAACGTGTACCTCACCGGCATCGTGCGCGACGCCCAGGGCCGCAAGATGAGCAAGAGCCTGGGCAACTCGCCCGACCCGCTGGACCTCATTGCCGACTACGGCGCCGACGGTGTGCGGACCGGCATGCTGTTCTCGTCGCCGGCCGGCAACGATTTGCTCTTCGACATCAAGCTCGTGGAGCAGGGCCGCAACTTCACCAACAAGCTCTGGAACGCCTTCCGCCTGACTCAGGGCTGGGAAGTAAACGCCGAGCTGCCCTTCGCTTCGGCTAAAGCGGTGGAGTGGTTCGGGGCCAAGCTGCAAACCACCGTGGCCGAGCTGGACGAGCACTTCGCCAAGTTCCGGATGAGCGACGCGCTGATGACGGTGTACAAGCTGGTGTGGGACGACTTCTGCTCGGTGTACCTGGAAATGGTGAAGCCCGCTTACCAGGCCCCAATTGACGCCGAAACGCTGAAGCACACCGTGGGCTACCTCGAAACCCTGCTCAAGCTGCTGCACCCCTTCATGCCCTTCATTACCGAGGAAATCTGGCACGAGCTGAAGGAGCGGGGCCCCAAGGAGTACCTCTGTGTAGCGCCCTGGCCCAAGCTGGCCCCCGTGGCCGGCAGCGCCGAACTGCTCAGCCGCATGGACAAGGCCCTGGACATCGTGGCCGGGGTGCGCAACATCCGCAACCAGAAAGGCCTGGGTCCCAACAAGCCCCTGACTCTGGCTGCCAAAACCGACGACGCCCAACTCCTGCACGACTACGACGGCATCATCCGCAAGCTGGCCGCCCTGACGGAGGTGAGCCTGGTGCCGGAAGCGCCGACGGCTTCGGTGGGCTTCGTCTCGGGTGGAGCCGAGTTCTTCGTGCCCCTGGAAGGCCAGATTGACCTGGGCGCCGAAAAGGCCCGGCTGGAAAAAGAGTTGGAGTACACCCGCGGCTTCCGCGACACGGTGCTTAAAAAGCTCAGCAACGAGAAATTCGTGCAGAACGCCAAGCCCGACGTGCTGGAGCGCGAGCGGCAGAAGCAGGCCGACGCCGAGTCGAAAATTGCCGCCCTGGAGCAAAGCCTGGCGGCGCTGTAA
- a CDS encoding carbon-nitrogen hydrolase family protein: MASLFSFRKKSKPEAPSASAPAPTAAPATTTIRFGLGQLLVEGGEPGRNLERAAQMIAEAARQGCDLVLLPETLDFAWTHPSALQEAQPIPGAFSDLLCQEALRHNIMVCAGLTERLHGRNYNAAILISAQGEILTKYHKINLLTVEQPFYAVGQTLNVVDTPLGKIGVNVCADNYLDGLSIGHTLARMGAEFILAPASWTVDFSITEENDPYREKWVKPFSILARLYNVAVLSTTSVGYIVGGPYEGKKSIGCSLAVDASGVRAQGAFNEFAGQLVVADIPRPVRAEQGTAIGEMLRRKGYRFDELPV; encoded by the coding sequence ATGGCTTCGCTGTTCTCTTTTCGTAAAAAATCGAAGCCGGAAGCCCCCTCGGCTTCCGCTCCGGCGCCCACGGCGGCCCCGGCCACTACGACCATTCGCTTCGGGCTGGGCCAGCTGCTGGTGGAAGGCGGCGAGCCCGGGCGCAACCTGGAGCGGGCCGCCCAGATGATAGCCGAAGCCGCCCGCCAGGGCTGCGACCTGGTGCTGCTGCCCGAAACCCTGGACTTTGCCTGGACCCACCCCAGCGCCTTGCAGGAAGCCCAGCCCATTCCCGGCGCGTTCAGCGACCTGCTCTGCCAGGAGGCCCTGCGCCACAACATCATGGTGTGCGCCGGCCTGACCGAGCGGCTGCACGGCCGCAACTACAACGCGGCCATCCTGATCAGCGCCCAGGGCGAAATCCTGACCAAATACCACAAAATCAACCTCCTGACCGTCGAGCAGCCGTTTTACGCGGTGGGCCAGACGCTGAACGTGGTGGATACGCCGCTGGGCAAAATCGGTGTCAACGTGTGCGCCGACAATTACCTCGACGGCCTCTCCATCGGCCATACCCTGGCCCGCATGGGCGCCGAGTTTATCCTGGCCCCGGCATCCTGGACCGTGGATTTCTCCATTACGGAGGAAAATGACCCCTACCGGGAAAAGTGGGTGAAGCCCTTTTCCATTCTGGCCCGGCTCTACAACGTAGCGGTGCTCAGCACTACCTCGGTGGGCTACATCGTGGGCGGCCCCTACGAAGGGAAAAAGAGCATCGGCTGCTCGTTGGCCGTCGATGCCTCGGGCGTGCGAGCCCAGGGCGCCTTCAACGAATTCGCGGGCCAGCTGGTGGTGGCCGACATTCCCCGGCCCGTCCGGGCCGAGCAGGGCACGGCCATCGGCGAGATGCTGCGCCGCAAAGGCTACCGCTTCGACGAATTACCCGTCTAA
- a CDS encoding N-acetyl sugar amidotransferase — protein MTPGYQCCTRCIMDTTVPGIQFGAQGECNFCALHDTMDQAFPLGEDGRRKVQELAADIKRRGRGRKYDCVLGVSGGRDSSFTLWYCVTQLGLRPLAVHFNDGFGNPVAGENMLKACRTLGVELRTITSDWRESKDLKIAFLKASVPDMEEGTDVGIATALYGVAAKEGIQRIIIGQSFRTEGIAPLSWNYLDGKYLKAVHQQFGSVPLRPWTPNDPGFNLGLKEMFYYAFVRRIKTVTLLYHVDYVRSEVDELLARELAWQNPGAHYFDDLYQSVIYYLNRTKFNIDRRLFNYSALIRSGQMSREVALHRTSQINSIEDARVIELCIKRLGLTRQEFDQIVAAPPRTFHDYPNNYRLIRRLRWPIQVLSRLNLIPESAYDKYFNCGT, from the coding sequence ATGACGCCTGGCTACCAGTGCTGCACGCGCTGTATCATGGACACGACGGTGCCCGGTATCCAGTTTGGGGCGCAGGGCGAATGCAACTTCTGCGCCCTGCACGACACGATGGACCAGGCCTTCCCGCTGGGCGAGGACGGCCGGCGGAAAGTGCAGGAGCTGGCCGCCGACATCAAGCGCCGGGGCCGGGGCCGCAAGTACGACTGCGTGCTGGGCGTAAGCGGGGGGCGCGACAGTTCGTTTACGCTCTGGTACTGCGTCACGCAGCTGGGGCTGCGCCCGTTGGCGGTGCACTTCAACGACGGTTTCGGCAACCCCGTGGCGGGGGAAAACATGCTCAAGGCCTGCCGCACGCTGGGCGTGGAGCTGCGCACCATCACCTCCGACTGGCGCGAATCCAAAGACCTGAAAATTGCCTTTCTGAAAGCCTCCGTGCCCGACATGGAGGAAGGCACCGACGTGGGCATTGCCACGGCCCTCTACGGAGTGGCGGCCAAGGAAGGTATTCAGCGCATCATCATCGGGCAGTCGTTTCGCACCGAGGGCATTGCGCCGCTGTCGTGGAACTATCTGGATGGCAAGTACCTGAAGGCCGTGCACCAGCAATTTGGCTCGGTACCGCTGCGGCCCTGGACGCCCAACGACCCGGGCTTTAATCTGGGCCTGAAGGAAATGTTTTACTACGCCTTCGTGCGCCGCATCAAGACCGTGACCCTGCTCTACCACGTCGACTACGTGCGCAGCGAGGTGGATGAGCTGCTGGCCCGGGAGCTGGCCTGGCAAAACCCCGGCGCGCACTACTTCGACGACTTGTACCAGAGCGTGATTTACTACCTGAACCGCACCAAGTTCAACATCGACCGGCGCCTGTTCAACTACTCCGCCCTGATCCGCTCGGGGCAGATGAGCCGGGAAGTGGCTTTGCACCGCACCAGCCAGATCAACTCCATCGAAGACGCGCGCGTGATTGAGCTGTGCATCAAGCGCCTGGGCCTCACCCGCCAGGAGTTCGACCAAATTGTGGCCGCCCCGCCCCGCACCTTCCACGACTACCCCAACAACTACCGCCTCATCCGCCGCCTGCGCTGGCCCATCCAGGTCCTCAGCCGCCTGAACCTGATTCCGGAGTCGGCCTACGACAAGTACTTCAACTGCGGCACGTAA
- a CDS encoding 4Fe-4S dicluster domain-containing protein: protein MAIMITDECINCGACEPECPNTAIYEGGAQWRWADGTTLKEVQVDGGAVVSGTAPQTPVSDEYYYIVSDKCTECVGFHEEPQCAAVCPVDCCVDDPDYRESQEKLISKKEWLHA from the coding sequence ATGGCCATCATGATAACCGACGAGTGCATCAACTGTGGTGCCTGCGAACCCGAATGCCCTAACACTGCTATTTACGAAGGGGGCGCCCAGTGGCGCTGGGCCGATGGCACCACCCTGAAGGAAGTGCAGGTCGACGGCGGCGCGGTCGTGTCCGGCACGGCCCCCCAGACCCCCGTCTCCGACGAGTACTACTACATCGTGTCCGACAAGTGCACCGAGTGCGTGGGCTTCCACGAGGAGCCCCAGTGCGCCGCCGTCTGCCCCGTCGACTGCTGCGTGGACGACCCCGACTACCGCGAAAGCCAGGAGAAGCTCATCAGCAAGAAAGAGTGGCTGCACGCGTAG
- a CDS encoding acyl-CoA reductase, which yields MNHSERLAAFVALGLRLHHLSADELAALVGRARNANNWFDEPNVHAALLGVAHLLEEDTLRTWAGRYPAEPPHPRRVGVVMAGNIPLVGFHDLLCVLISGHYLLAKPSSEDKILMNWVAQELITIEPRFAERISFVERLNEADAFIATGSNNTARYFEYYFSKKPNLIRRNRTSLAILTGEESAETLAALGRDIFQYYGLGCRNVSKLYVPEGYSFTPLLDALQPWETVLRHNRYQNNYDYNKSILLVNNVPHYDNGFLLLNEAGPLVSPISVLHYGTYGSEVDLVDQLTDVAEQIQCIVSDGARYAGSFAFGQAQSPKVTDYADGIDTMAFLAEIG from the coding sequence ATGAATCATTCCGAACGTCTGGCCGCTTTTGTCGCCCTGGGCCTGCGCCTGCACCACCTTTCCGCCGATGAGCTGGCTGCCCTGGTCGGGCGCGCCCGCAACGCCAACAACTGGTTTGACGAACCCAACGTGCATGCCGCCCTGCTGGGCGTGGCTCATCTGCTGGAAGAAGACACGCTGCGCACCTGGGCCGGCCGCTACCCCGCCGAGCCGCCGCACCCGCGCCGCGTGGGCGTGGTCATGGCCGGCAACATTCCGCTGGTGGGCTTTCACGATTTGCTGTGCGTGCTCATTAGCGGGCATTATTTGCTGGCCAAGCCCAGCAGCGAAGACAAGATTCTGATGAACTGGGTGGCCCAGGAGCTGATAACCATCGAGCCGCGCTTTGCCGAGCGGATTTCCTTCGTGGAGCGCCTCAACGAGGCCGACGCCTTTATTGCCACCGGCTCCAACAACACGGCCCGCTACTTCGAGTACTACTTCAGCAAGAAGCCCAACCTGATCCGGCGCAACCGCACCAGCCTGGCCATTCTCACGGGCGAGGAGTCGGCCGAAACGCTGGCGGCCCTGGGGCGCGACATTTTCCAGTACTACGGCCTGGGCTGCCGCAACGTGAGCAAGCTCTACGTGCCCGAGGGCTACTCCTTCACACCCCTGCTCGACGCCCTGCAACCCTGGGAAACCGTGCTGCGCCACAACCGCTACCAAAACAACTACGACTACAACAAGAGCATTCTGCTGGTGAATAACGTGCCGCACTACGACAACGGCTTTCTGCTGCTGAACGAGGCCGGCCCGCTGGTGTCGCCCATTTCGGTGCTGCACTACGGCACCTACGGCAGCGAAGTCGATTTGGTGGATCAGCTCACCGACGTGGCCGAGCAGATCCAGTGCATCGTCTCGGACGGGGCGCGCTACGCGGGCAGCTTCGCCTTCGGCCAAGCCCAGTCGCCGAAGGTCACGGACTACGCCGACGGCATCGACACTATGGCTTTCCTGGCGGAAATCGGCTAG
- a CDS encoding nucleoside phosphorylase: MPIPESELIINRDGSIYHLNLLPDHISDTIITVGDPERVPLVSQHFDSIETQIHKREFVTHVGYYKGKRLTVISTGMGTDNIDILINELDALVNIDFVTREARPLEERIALRIVRVGTSGALQADIPIGSHLVTEHAVGLDSLMQFYPLVETGLEVEVATGIQQSLDLSYRPYCVRGSDLLREQLGAGMVVGNTLTCPGFYGPQGRVLRLDLRQADLISRFQNYRYQSAEGEFRLTNFEMETAGYYALGRMLGHEVVSLNAIVANRATGEFATNAEATVNDLILKTLDRV, translated from the coding sequence ATGCCTATTCCCGAATCGGAGCTGATCATCAACCGCGACGGCAGCATCTACCACCTGAACCTGCTGCCCGACCACATTTCCGATACCATCATCACCGTGGGCGACCCCGAGCGGGTGCCGCTGGTGAGCCAGCATTTCGATTCCATCGAAACCCAGATTCACAAGCGGGAATTCGTGACCCACGTGGGCTACTACAAGGGCAAGCGCCTGACGGTTATTTCCACGGGCATGGGCACCGACAACATCGACATTCTCATCAATGAGCTGGATGCCCTGGTCAACATCGACTTCGTGACCCGTGAGGCCCGGCCGCTGGAAGAGCGCATCGCCCTGCGCATCGTGCGCGTGGGCACCAGCGGCGCCCTGCAGGCCGATATTCCGATTGGCTCCCACCTCGTGACCGAGCACGCCGTGGGCCTCGACTCGCTGATGCAATTCTATCCGCTGGTGGAAACCGGCCTGGAAGTGGAAGTGGCCACCGGCATTCAGCAGAGCCTGGATTTGAGCTACCGCCCGTACTGCGTGCGCGGCTCCGACTTGCTGCGCGAGCAGCTGGGGGCCGGCATGGTGGTGGGCAACACGCTCACCTGCCCCGGCTTCTACGGGCCCCAGGGCCGCGTGCTGCGCCTCGACCTGCGCCAGGCCGACCTGATCAGCCGCTTCCAGAACTACCGCTACCAGAGCGCCGAGGGCGAGTTCCGCCTGACCAACTTCGAGATGGAAACGGCCGGCTACTACGCCCTGGGCCGCATGCTGGGCCACGAGGTGGTGTCGTTGAACGCCATTGTGGCCAACCGCGCCACCGGCGAGTTTGCCACCAACGCCGAAGCCACCGTCAACGACCTGATCCTCAAAACCCTGGACCGGGTGTAA
- the trhO gene encoding oxygen-dependent tRNA uridine(34) hydroxylase TrhO — translation MDYRVLLYYCYAPIDDPVAFRDEHHRICLRLNLLGRIIVAHEGLNGTVSGLAADCQEYMRLVKADPRFAALEFKVDEAAEHAFQKLHVRVKPEIVHSSLHHVRPHEKTGQHLSPQEFKELKDRDDVVIVDVRSDYEYNVGRFKNAVTLDIENFRDFPDRVERLKEFKDKKILTYCTGGVKCEKASAYLLEQGFENVYQLHGGIIKYGIEAGGEDFDGKCYVFDNRVTVDVNRVNPTVIAQCHHCATPSDRMINCANPHCNAHVALCETCGQQLDGACSPACQEHPDKRPYDGTGTYPKLSNNYNPEQGLLSYRPPGA, via the coding sequence ATGGATTACCGCGTTTTACTCTACTACTGCTACGCGCCCATCGACGACCCGGTGGCGTTTCGCGACGAGCATCACCGCATATGTCTGCGCCTGAACCTGTTGGGCCGCATCATCGTGGCGCACGAGGGCCTGAACGGTACCGTCTCGGGCCTGGCGGCCGACTGCCAGGAGTACATGCGCCTGGTGAAGGCCGACCCGCGCTTCGCAGCCCTGGAGTTTAAGGTGGATGAGGCCGCCGAACACGCGTTTCAGAAGCTGCATGTGCGCGTGAAGCCCGAAATCGTGCACAGCAGCCTGCACCACGTGCGGCCCCACGAGAAAACCGGCCAGCACCTTTCGCCCCAGGAGTTCAAGGAGTTGAAGGACCGCGACGACGTGGTGATTGTGGATGTGCGCTCCGACTACGAGTACAACGTGGGCCGCTTCAAGAATGCCGTAACGCTCGACATCGAGAACTTCCGCGACTTTCCCGACCGGGTCGAGCGGCTCAAGGAGTTCAAGGACAAGAAAATCCTGACCTACTGCACCGGCGGCGTGAAGTGCGAAAAAGCCAGTGCCTATTTGCTGGAGCAGGGTTTCGAAAACGTGTATCAGCTCCACGGCGGCATCATCAAGTACGGCATCGAAGCCGGCGGCGAGGACTTCGACGGCAAGTGCTACGTGTTCGACAACCGCGTGACGGTGGACGTGAACCGCGTAAATCCCACCGTTATTGCCCAGTGCCACCACTGCGCCACGCCTTCCGACCGGATGATTAACTGCGCCAACCCGCACTGCAACGCCCACGTGGCTTTGTGCGAAACCTGCGGCCAGCAGCTCGACGGCGCCTGCTCCCCGGCCTGCCAGGAGCACCCCGACAAGCGCCCCTACGACGGTACCGGTACCTACCCCAAGCTCAGCAACAACTATAATCCCGAGCAGGGCCTGCTATCCTACCGGCCGCCGGGCGCGTAG
- a CDS encoding NeuD/PglB/VioB family sugar acetyltransferase, which translates to MENPVIILGAQSLGTTALDAFTSNDVVVYCLLDDDAKLQNSELNNVAVMGNTDDKELLKLLGKKCEVFVATEDTASRRSLTNMLRDEYEVVPVNAIHARASVAEHAWLGHGNLISAGAVVASNAKLGNGCLIGANAVVEVGAELADYVQIGAGAIINPGAKIEEQAFIGSGAIVVAGVKIGAKARVGAGSVVVADVPANQTVFGNPAQKV; encoded by the coding sequence ATGGAAAATCCTGTCATTATTCTGGGGGCGCAAAGCCTCGGCACCACGGCCCTCGATGCCTTTACCAGCAATGATGTAGTGGTCTACTGCCTGCTCGACGACGATGCCAAACTCCAGAACTCGGAGCTGAACAACGTGGCCGTGATGGGCAACACCGACGACAAGGAGTTGCTCAAGCTCCTGGGCAAGAAGTGCGAAGTATTCGTGGCTACCGAAGACACCGCCAGCCGCCGCAGCCTGACCAACATGCTGCGCGACGAGTACGAAGTGGTGCCCGTCAACGCCATTCACGCCCGCGCCAGCGTGGCCGAGCACGCCTGGCTGGGCCACGGCAACCTGATCAGCGCCGGGGCGGTGGTAGCCAGCAACGCCAAGCTCGGCAACGGCTGCCTGATCGGGGCCAACGCCGTGGTGGAAGTAGGAGCCGAACTGGCCGACTACGTCCAGATCGGGGCCGGGGCCATCATCAACCCGGGAGCCAAAATTGAGGAGCAGGCGTTTATCGGCTCGGGCGCCATCGTGGTGGCCGGCGTCAAGATTGGCGCCAAGGCCCGCGTAGGGGCCGGCTCGGTGGTGGTGGCCGATGTGCCCGCCAACCAAACCGTCTTTGGCAACCCCGCTCAGAAGGTATAA
- a CDS encoding DUF2851 family protein encodes MKEDFLHYVWQHQYFDKADLQTEEGEAITVLRPGHRNADAGPDFLDARLQIGEVEWNGAVEIHLRASDWLRHQHQTDKKYDQVVLHVVYTADQDIQRTNGSRIPALALAPRLDLGLIHAYVNLVEQAATPQLPCAPLLPQVPVITRTMMVERALLERVEQKADAVATLHEQLGQDWEATAYHALAAGFGFKKNTEPLARLAKALPLAVVRRHRHEVRQLEALVFGQAGFLAEAEVTADDEYIQALRREYEFLRHKYQLADAALAAHDWNFLRLRPANFPTVRLAQLVALLHARPVLFSALLAAPDVRALEQFFRAPVPEYWRGHYQPGRAGKVPALGRSSVHLLVANVAVPLRVAYARSVGQPELIESAVALLEHLPAEHNHLTELYATVGFEHRSAADSQGLLSLSRAYCQPRQCLRCAIGSHILRQNVVVG; translated from the coding sequence ATGAAAGAAGATTTCCTCCACTACGTCTGGCAGCACCAGTATTTTGATAAAGCCGACCTGCAAACCGAAGAAGGAGAGGCTATAACCGTGCTGCGCCCCGGCCACCGCAACGCCGATGCCGGCCCCGACTTTCTGGATGCCCGCCTGCAGATCGGCGAGGTGGAGTGGAACGGGGCCGTGGAAATCCATCTGCGCGCCTCCGACTGGCTGCGCCATCAGCACCAGACCGATAAAAAGTACGACCAGGTAGTGCTGCACGTCGTCTATACCGCCGACCAGGATATTCAGCGTACCAACGGCTCCCGGATTCCGGCCCTGGCCCTGGCACCCCGCCTCGATTTGGGGCTGATCCACGCTTACGTCAACCTGGTGGAGCAGGCGGCCACGCCGCAGCTGCCCTGCGCTCCGCTGCTGCCCCAGGTGCCGGTTATTACTCGTACGATGATGGTGGAGCGGGCCCTGCTGGAGCGGGTAGAGCAGAAAGCCGACGCCGTGGCCACCTTGCACGAGCAGCTGGGCCAAGACTGGGAAGCTACGGCCTACCACGCGCTGGCGGCGGGCTTTGGGTTCAAGAAAAACACCGAGCCCCTGGCGCGGCTGGCCAAAGCCCTGCCGCTGGCCGTGGTGCGCCGCCACCGCCATGAAGTACGGCAGTTGGAAGCCCTGGTGTTTGGGCAGGCGGGCTTTCTGGCCGAGGCCGAGGTTACGGCCGACGACGAGTATATCCAGGCGCTGCGGCGCGAGTACGAGTTTCTGCGCCACAAATATCAGCTGGCCGACGCGGCACTGGCCGCGCACGACTGGAATTTCCTGCGGCTGCGGCCCGCCAACTTTCCCACCGTGCGCCTGGCCCAGTTGGTAGCCCTGCTGCATGCCCGGCCCGTGCTGTTCAGCGCCCTGCTCGCGGCCCCCGACGTTCGGGCGCTGGAGCAGTTCTTCCGCGCGCCGGTGCCCGAGTATTGGCGCGGGCACTACCAGCCGGGACGGGCCGGCAAAGTGCCCGCGCTTGGCCGCAGCAGCGTACATTTGCTCGTGGCCAACGTGGCCGTGCCCCTGCGCGTGGCCTACGCCCGCTCCGTGGGGCAGCCCGAACTCATCGAATCTGCCGTGGCCCTGCTCGAACACCTGCCCGCCGAACACAACCACCTCACGGAGCTCTACGCCACCGTGGGCTTCGAGCACCGCTCCGCCGCCGATTCGCAGGGCCTGCTCTCGTTGAGCCGGGCCTACTGCCAGCCCCGGCAGTGCTTGCGCTGCGCCATCGGGAGCCACATTCTGCGCCAAAACGTGGTGGTCGGGTGA
- a CDS encoding LolA family protein has translation MKKVLALLALSVTLSHAASAQQDPKAGKILDQMSAKYQALKGFKANFTQTLENDAAKVKENLTGDITVSGQKFRLKLNGQEVINNGQTMWTYMKAENEVNISDFDPEEQEVSPTQIFTLYKKGYKYSYVQETKEAGEACDVIELSPENKDNPVFKVRLTVSKVDKSVKSWKMFKKNGNRYTYTIRKFQPNPPLDATTFNFDKTKYKGVKVIDLR, from the coding sequence ATGAAAAAAGTACTCGCCCTGCTCGCCCTTTCGGTTACGCTGTCCCACGCGGCCAGCGCCCAGCAGGACCCCAAAGCCGGCAAGATTCTGGATCAGATGAGCGCCAAGTATCAGGCGCTGAAAGGGTTCAAGGCCAACTTCACCCAGACCCTGGAAAACGACGCGGCCAAAGTGAAAGAAAACCTGACCGGCGACATCACCGTCAGCGGTCAGAAGTTTCGCCTCAAGCTCAACGGTCAGGAAGTCATCAACAACGGCCAGACCATGTGGACCTACATGAAGGCCGAAAACGAGGTGAATATCTCCGATTTCGACCCCGAGGAGCAGGAAGTGTCGCCCACGCAGATCTTCACGCTCTACAAAAAAGGCTACAAATACAGCTACGTCCAGGAAACCAAGGAAGCCGGCGAGGCCTGCGACGTCATCGAATTGTCGCCCGAAAACAAGGACAACCCCGTCTTCAAAGTGCGCCTGACGGTGAGCAAGGTGGATAAGTCGGTGAAAAGCTGGAAGATGTTCAAGAAGAACGGCAACCGCTACACCTACACCATCCGCAAGTTCCAGCCCAACCCCCCGCTGGACGCCACCACCTTCAACTTCGACAAGACGAAGTACAAAGGCGTCAAGGTCATCGACCTGCGCTAA